From the Leptospira inadai serovar Lyme str. 10 genome, the window CTTTCTTAATTCTCTGGAATAGGACGAGCCGTCTTTTATACCTCTATCTTTCCAGATACCAGCCAAATGTAATTTTTGGAGTTCCTTACCGGTATTCTTTTGTTCCTGGAATGGGTGAGCTACCTTTTCATCGATGAAGGTCACTAAAACCTTACCATTCTGAACTTTGACCTTTTCATCCAAAACGATCTTACCTTTTTTAATCGTGCCGCTAATCGTTATCATTCATTTTAAATTCCGGACTCTAAGCTCTCGATTGTCCAAATGGAATCCTATAATATCCCGTGGTCTCGAAGATCTCTTTCGGTCAGGTCGGTAATTTCCGAAACCGCCTTAAGATCAATACCTTTTGCAAGCATCTTGCGAGCGGCTTCCAGTTTACCCTCTAACTTGCCTTCCAGCCTCCCTTTTTGTATCCCTTCTTGAATCAGTCTTTCTGCCGTGGTCATCGCTACCTCCTCGTACCTCTCCAATTTCCTGCGATGGAGCATCTCCTTCAATTCTGAAGGCTGGAAATCCTTTACCCAGAAAATATATAAAAGTAATTTGTGTAAGATTGCAACTCTTTTAGATTCGTCCCCAATCCCATCTAAGAGAGAAAGTAAGCCGGGTAAATGATTCACAAAAACCGCCTCTCCTTCCCGAATCCTCTGTACTACTCCGAGGATGACTTGGAGCGCTATGCTTTCCAATCTCTC encodes:
- a CDS encoding Rpn family recombination-promoting nuclease/putative transposase — translated: MKLQERLESIALQVILGVVQRIREGEAVFVNHLPGLLSLLDGIGDESKRVAILHKLLLYIFWVKDFQPSELKEMLHRRKLERYEEVAMTTAERLIQEGIQKGRLEGKLEGKLEAARKMLAKGIDLKAVSEITDLTERDLRDHGIL